From the Spiroplasma alleghenense genome, one window contains:
- a CDS encoding YebC/PmpR family DNA-binding transcriptional regulator, with amino-acid sequence MGRAHEVRKADMAKTAAMKSAIYGRAAKEIYMAAKQGGTDPNANLALRSAIDKAKSKQVPTDTIERAIKKAAGADNESFISNRYEGYGPGNVAIIVDSLTSNVNRAIAEIKDVFKKNDGKIGVSGSVSHMFQATSVFAFEGFDVEAVLEYLMEADAAVNDVVKQNNLTFVYAPFAAFNQVRQTLDKMGVSEYKVAETTMLPNDEVSIDDEEKKKSFEKLIDRLNELEDVQDVYHNAA; translated from the coding sequence ATGGGAAGAGCCCACGAAGTTAGAAAAGCTGATATGGCAAAAACTGCTGCTATGAAATCAGCAATTTATGGAAGAGCTGCAAAAGAGATTTATATGGCAGCTAAACAGGGAGGAACGGACCCTAATGCCAATCTGGCTTTAAGAAGTGCGATTGATAAGGCAAAATCAAAGCAAGTTCCAACAGACACCATTGAAAGAGCGATAAAAAAAGCAGCTGGTGCTGATAATGAATCTTTTATCTCTAATCGCTATGAGGGTTATGGACCTGGTAATGTGGCAATTATTGTTGATTCGTTGACTTCAAATGTTAACCGTGCCATTGCGGAAATAAAAGATGTTTTTAAAAAGAACGATGGTAAAATTGGAGTTTCAGGATCAGTTTCACACATGTTCCAAGCGACCAGTGTTTTTGCTTTTGAAGGTTTTGACGTTGAAGCAGTACTAGAATATCTAATGGAAGCTGATGCAGCCGTTAATGATGTTGTTAAACAAAATAACTTAACTTTTGTTTATGCACCTTTTGCTGCTTTTAACCAAGTTCGTCAAACTTTGGACAAAATGGGGGTTAGTGAATATAAAGTTGCTGAAACCACAATGTTACCAAATGATGAAGTGTCAATCGATGATGAAGAAAAGAAAAAAAGTTTTGAAAAATTGATAGACCGACTTAATGAATTAGAGGACGTTCAAGATGTTTACCACAATGCCGCTTAA
- a CDS encoding deoxynucleoside kinase — MRIALFGTVGAGKSTVSEYISKTIGHEIFPEPIDNNPYFEAYYEDIKNNVFKMQIFMLAARSKQLKQAQQLKKIIFDRTILEDPIFMQVNHDLGNVNDVDFKTYNDFYENVVLQTLSIPDERVKFDIIIYLKVSTDKAMERIKTRGRDSEGLMGREYWEALNNRYNDFYQKHKATFPFFVVDAETDDMEAKMELIMGEIYKMDPSLKPKK; from the coding sequence ATGAGAATAGCACTTTTTGGAACAGTAGGAGCGGGTAAGTCAACAGTTTCAGAATACATTAGTAAAACAATTGGGCATGAAATTTTCCCTGAACCAATTGATAACAATCCCTACTTTGAGGCTTATTATGAAGACATTAAAAATAATGTTTTTAAAATGCAAATTTTTATGCTCGCAGCGAGAAGTAAGCAATTAAAACAAGCTCAGCAGCTTAAAAAAATAATTTTTGATCGTACAATTTTAGAAGATCCAATTTTTATGCAAGTAAACCACGATTTAGGAAATGTTAATGACGTTGACTTTAAAACCTATAATGACTTTTACGAAAATGTTGTTTTACAAACTCTTTCAATTCCAGATGAACGTGTAAAATTTGATATTATTATTTATTTAAAAGTTTCAACTGATAAGGCAATGGAGAGAATCAAAACTCGTGGTCGTGATAGTGAAGGACTAATGGGTCGAGAATACTGAGAAGCTTTAAATAATCGTTATAATGATTTTTATCAAAAACATAAAGCAACTTTTCCATTCTTCGTTGTTGATGCAGAAACTGATGACATGGAAGCAAAAATGGAATTAATAATGGGGGAAATCTACAAAATGGACCCAAGTTTAAAACCTAAAAAATAA
- a CDS encoding pseudouridine synthase, which translates to MIEERLQKIIANRGYASRRKAEELILAGKVKVNGEVVKELGTKFPIDAKITISNNEVISSGEKVYYLFYKPRLVLTTMKDPKNRPTVADYFENVGERVYPVGRLDYDVSGLLIMTNDGDFANFVMHPRYEFTKTYQALCKGKVSKFHVKQLTRGVTIDDDYKTKAISSRLVKYDEDKDVSVIELTIAEGRKHHVKKMLIAADIYLVKLKRTKIEFLTIDNLEPGHYRPLKPHEVKQFYGIFTAVRRKGDRDSKINK; encoded by the coding sequence ATGATTGAAGAACGTTTACAAAAAATAATTGCCAATCGTGGCTATGCTTCAAGAAGAAAAGCAGAAGAATTAATTTTAGCAGGTAAGGTTAAGGTTAATGGTGAAGTTGTTAAAGAACTAGGGACAAAATTTCCAATTGATGCTAAAATCACAATTTCAAATAATGAAGTTATAAGTAGTGGTGAAAAAGTTTACTACCTATTCTATAAACCTAGATTAGTCTTAACAACAATGAAAGATCCTAAAAACCGTCCCACAGTTGCTGATTACTTTGAAAATGTCGGTGAAAGAGTATATCCTGTTGGGAGACTAGATTATGATGTTTCAGGATTGTTAATTATGACAAATGATGGAGATTTTGCAAACTTTGTAATGCACCCAAGATATGAATTTACAAAAACATATCAAGCATTATGTAAAGGCAAGGTTTCAAAATTTCATGTCAAGCAACTAACTCGCGGAGTTACAATTGATGATGATTACAAAACTAAAGCTATTTCATCAAGATTGGTAAAATACGATGAAGATAAAGATGTTTCAGTTATTGAGTTAACAATTGCAGAAGGTCGAAAACATCATGTTAAAAAAATGTTAATTGCAGCTGATATCTATTTGGTTAAACTGAAACGAACTAAAATTGAGTTCCTTACAATCGACAATTTAGAACCAGGCCATTACCGTCCGCTAAAGCCTCATGAGGTTAAACAATTCTATGGTATCTTTACAGCAGTTCGTCGTAAAGGTGACAGAGATTCAAAAATTAACAAATAA
- the scpB gene encoding SMC-Scp complex subunit ScpB translates to MNKEKIMGIIEGLLFISGDEGIGEDYIHLILEDQKEEVIQEAIQALKLKYQNDQTCGIDIQKFAGNKHRMITKKEYHDFMVKMTNIKLESKLSSASIETLSIIAYKGPISKPEIEQIRGVGCDQIMYKLKIRNLIKEMGKSELPGRPMLYSVTNDFLKLFNLNSLSELPELPTNNDQEDADIFNRE, encoded by the coding sequence ATGAACAAAGAAAAAATAATGGGAATTATTGAAGGTTTATTATTCATTAGTGGAGATGAAGGAATTGGAGAAGATTATATTCATCTTATTTTAGAGGATCAAAAAGAAGAAGTTATTCAAGAAGCAATTCAAGCTTTAAAATTGAAATATCAAAACGATCAAACTTGTGGAATTGATATTCAAAAATTTGCTGGAAATAAACATCGAATGATAACAAAAAAAGAATACCACGATTTTATGGTGAAAATGACTAATATAAAATTAGAATCAAAACTATCTTCGGCCTCAATTGAAACTTTGTCGATTATCGCTTATAAAGGACCGATTTCAAAACCAGAAATAGAACAGATTCGTGGTGTTGGTTGTGACCAAATCATGTATAAATTAAAAATTCGCAATTTGATAAAAGAAATGGGTAAATCAGAGCTTCCAGGAAGACCAATGTTATATTCTGTCACAAATGATTTTTTAAAACTATTTAATTTAAATAGTCTTTCTGAACTTCCTGAACTACCAACTAATAATGATCAAGAAGATGCTGATATCTTTAACAGGGAGTAA
- a CDS encoding segregation and condensation protein A, with the protein MKIWNEVKLDNFTGPLDLLLHLIKEKKIGILEVNLIDLSNQYIEYINSFAELDIEIASEYLVMGAYLLELKSKTLIPKEEVNLEDGYEENQRTELLGRLVEYHKIKQTLDFFKSKQAEYLQTHSKPKSIIKVSKIDDDSLPLAPINIDLDKFANIFLKAIEKNQLRTPSVKTITRKDISPEVMSAQIISILESDKNRIWLLEDFLIEQDFTIQMLVASFLAILDLAKNQILSINQINDNIHIQYLDNSLESNIEA; encoded by the coding sequence ATGAAAATTTGAAATGAAGTTAAATTAGATAATTTTACAGGCCCGTTAGACCTTCTTCTTCATCTGATTAAGGAAAAGAAGATTGGGATTCTGGAAGTAAATTTAATTGATTTATCAAACCAGTACATTGAATATATTAACTCTTTTGCTGAATTGGATATTGAAATTGCAAGCGAGTACCTAGTAATGGGGGCTTATTTACTTGAATTAAAGTCTAAGACCCTAATTCCAAAAGAAGAAGTTAATTTAGAGGATGGCTATGAAGAAAACCAAAGAACCGAGCTTCTGGGGCGTTTGGTTGAATATCATAAAATTAAGCAAACTCTGGATTTCTTTAAATCAAAACAAGCAGAATATTTACAGACTCACTCTAAACCTAAATCAATAATCAAAGTTTCTAAGATTGATGACGATAGCTTACCTTTAGCCCCAATTAATATTGATTTGGATAAATTTGCCAATATCTTCTTAAAAGCAATTGAAAAAAACCAACTAAGAACTCCTTCAGTAAAAACAATTACTCGAAAAGATATTTCCCCAGAGGTAATGAGTGCTCAAATCATAAGCATTTTAGAGTCTGATAAGAACAGAATTTGATTATTAGAGGATTTCTTAATTGAACAAGATTTTACCATCCAAATGCTTGTAGCGAGCTTTTTAGCAATTTTAGATTTAGCAAAAAACCAAATTTTATCAATAAATCAAATTAATGATAATATTCATATCCAATATCTTGATAATAGTTTAGAATCAAATATAGAAGCCTAA
- the guaB gene encoding IMP dehydrogenase, protein MTNDLNGKIVATGVTFDDVLLIPAKSEVIPSEVNLQTKLTQKITLNIPFLSAAMDTVTESKLAIAIAREGGMGIIHKNLSIEKQAGEVEKVKRNESGFINDPITIGKTTTIAKADELMAYYRVSGFPVVDDKGLLIGIITNRDIAAANSFEDSVDSVMTKENIITAKPKISLDEAKKILIKNRIEKLPIVDEKNKLVGLITTKDVNNRNDYPNACKDEQGRLRVGAAVSTGVDTIDRVEALERAGVDVIVVDSAHGHSKGIIETVVQIRKKFPNLEIIAGNIVTKEAAKDLVAAGANCVKVGIGPGSICTTRVVAGVGVPQISAINDVASWCIANKIPVIADGGIKFSGDITKAIAAGANCVMLGSILAGTQESPGEELIVNGKKYKTYVGMGSIAAMKRGSSDRYFQKDAKKLVPEGIEGRVAFKGTVSEVIFQLIGGLRGGMGYTGSKTIVDLRDKAKFIKITNAGLKESHPHDIEITKEAPNYNI, encoded by the coding sequence ATGACAAATGATTTGAATGGCAAAATAGTTGCAACCGGAGTTACTTTTGATGATGTTTTGCTAATACCAGCTAAAAGTGAGGTAATTCCAAGTGAGGTTAACTTACAAACTAAACTTACTCAAAAAATTACCTTGAATATTCCTTTTCTGTCAGCTGCAATGGATACAGTAACAGAATCAAAATTGGCAATCGCGATAGCCCGAGAAGGTGGAATGGGAATCATCCATAAAAACCTATCAATTGAAAAACAAGCCGGTGAAGTTGAAAAAGTTAAACGTAATGAATCAGGTTTCATAAACGACCCAATTACAATTGGTAAAACTACAACTATTGCAAAAGCTGATGAGCTAATGGCTTATTATCGAGTTTCAGGATTTCCAGTAGTTGATGATAAAGGATTATTAATTGGTATTATTACTAACCGTGATATTGCTGCTGCTAATTCTTTTGAAGATAGTGTGGATTCAGTTATGACTAAAGAAAACATTATCACTGCTAAACCAAAGATTTCTTTGGATGAAGCTAAGAAAATATTAATTAAAAATCGTATTGAGAAATTACCAATAGTTGATGAAAAAAATAAACTAGTAGGATTAATTACAACAAAGGATGTTAATAATCGAAACGACTATCCAAATGCTTGTAAAGATGAGCAAGGAAGACTAAGAGTTGGAGCTGCTGTTTCTACTGGAGTTGATACAATAGACAGAGTTGAGGCTTTAGAAAGAGCTGGAGTTGATGTAATTGTTGTTGATTCAGCTCATGGTCATAGCAAGGGCATAATTGAAACAGTTGTTCAAATTCGCAAGAAATTTCCTAATTTAGAAATCATTGCTGGTAATATTGTTACCAAAGAAGCTGCCAAGGATTTAGTGGCTGCAGGTGCCAACTGTGTTAAGGTTGGTATTGGTCCAGGAAGTATTTGTACAACCAGAGTTGTTGCTGGAGTCGGAGTACCACAAATTAGCGCTATTAATGATGTTGCTTCTTGATGTATTGCAAATAAAATCCCAGTTATTGCTGATGGGGGAATTAAATTCTCTGGTGACATCACTAAAGCCATTGCTGCGGGAGCTAATTGTGTTATGCTGGGAAGTATTCTGGCAGGAACTCAAGAATCACCTGGAGAAGAGTTAATTGTTAATGGTAAAAAATATAAAACTTATGTAGGAATGGGAAGTATCGCTGCTATGAAACGCGGAAGTAGTGATCGTTATTTTCAAAAGGATGCTAAAAAATTAGTCCCAGAGGGAATTGAAGGCCGTGTTGCCTTCAAAGGAACTGTAAGTGAGGTTATTTTCCAACTAATTGGAGGATTGCGCGGAGGAATGGGTTATACAGGGTCTAAGACCATTGTTGACCTAAGAGATAAAGCAAAATTCATTAAAATCACAAATGCGGGTCTAAAAGAGTCTCATCCTCATGATATTGAAATTACCAAAGAAGCACCTAACTATAATATTTAG
- the guaA gene encoding glutamine-hydrolyzing GMP synthase: MKQTQIIILDFGSQYTQLLARRIRENKVLAEVLDHRTNVEKMKEYPNLKGIIFSGGPSSVYEDKSYKVDEGYFQLNLPILGVCYGMQLITKLFKGKVELADTQEFGKAKLFLDDSKNKLFKGVPDQKLVWMSHADHLTKMPPDFIKLAHSDSSVAAIMHKNKEIYGIQFHAEVTHSEYGGQMLKNFVFDICNSEANWEVSFFIKNSVDKIKSEVGTDEVILGLSGGVDSSVAAALISKAIGDQLTCIFVDTGLLRKDEGQKVLKTYQENFKMKIKMVDASNQFFKALKGVTDPEQKRKIIGREFVEVFNAEAKKMKQAKWLAQGTIYPDVIESSSPDHASKTIKSHHNVGGLPEEMGLKLLEPIRDLFKDEVRKVGIALGIPEVMINRHPFPGPGLGIRIIGEVNKEKADILREVDDVFINELWKAGLYNQVDQAFAVLLPVKTVGVMGDNRTYDYLASLRSVNTIDFMTATISHLPWDFIENVVALIINNVDHVNRVVYDITSKPPGTIEWE; encoded by the coding sequence ATGAAACAAACACAAATAATAATCTTAGACTTTGGAAGTCAGTATACCCAACTTCTGGCTCGTCGAATTAGAGAAAATAAGGTTTTAGCCGAAGTCTTGGATCACCGTACTAACGTTGAAAAAATGAAAGAGTACCCAAATTTAAAGGGAATTATTTTTTCAGGGGGACCATCAAGTGTTTATGAAGATAAATCATATAAAGTTGATGAAGGGTATTTCCAATTAAACTTACCCATCTTAGGGGTTTGTTATGGTATGCAATTAATAACAAAACTTTTCAAAGGAAAAGTAGAATTAGCGGATACTCAAGAATTTGGTAAAGCAAAACTATTTTTAGATGATAGTAAAAATAAATTGTTTAAAGGAGTTCCTGATCAAAAACTTGTTTGAATGAGTCATGCCGACCATTTAACAAAAATGCCACCAGACTTTATTAAACTTGCGCATTCTGATTCAAGTGTTGCAGCAATTATGCATAAAAACAAAGAAATCTATGGTATTCAATTTCATGCTGAAGTAACGCATTCAGAATACGGGGGACAAATGCTGAAGAACTTTGTTTTTGATATTTGTAATTCTGAAGCAAATTGAGAAGTTAGTTTTTTTATTAAAAATAGTGTTGATAAAATTAAATCAGAAGTTGGAACTGATGAGGTAATTTTAGGACTATCTGGGGGTGTTGACTCTAGTGTTGCTGCTGCATTGATTTCCAAAGCAATTGGTGATCAATTAACTTGTATATTTGTTGATACTGGATTACTAAGAAAAGATGAAGGTCAAAAGGTTCTTAAAACCTATCAAGAAAATTTCAAGATGAAGATAAAAATGGTTGATGCTTCAAACCAATTTTTCAAAGCTTTAAAAGGGGTAACAGACCCAGAGCAAAAACGAAAAATTATTGGAAGAGAATTTGTTGAAGTTTTTAACGCTGAAGCTAAAAAAATGAAGCAAGCAAAATGATTGGCTCAAGGAACAATTTATCCAGATGTGATTGAATCAAGTTCCCCAGATCATGCCTCAAAAACAATAAAATCTCATCACAACGTTGGAGGGCTACCTGAAGAAATGGGCTTGAAGTTACTTGAACCAATTCGTGATTTATTCAAAGATGAGGTTAGAAAAGTCGGAATAGCTTTGGGGATTCCAGAAGTAATGATAAATCGCCATCCATTTCCGGGTCCTGGATTAGGAATTCGTATAATTGGTGAAGTAAATAAAGAAAAAGCTGATATTTTAAGAGAAGTAGATGATGTATTTATCAATGAATTATGAAAAGCTGGTTTATATAATCAAGTTGATCAAGCTTTCGCTGTCCTTCTACCAGTTAAAACTGTTGGTGTGATGGGAGATAATCGAACTTATGACTATCTTGCAAGTTTAAGATCGGTAAATACTATTGATTTTATGACTGCGACTATTTCTCACTTGCCTTGAGACTTTATTGAAAATGTTGTAGCCTTAATAATAAATAATGTAGATCATGTTAACCGAGTTGTTTATGATATAACTTCTAAACCACCAGGAACAATAGAATGGGAGTAA
- a CDS encoding GNAT family N-acetyltransferase — protein MFKFKNHYNEILASNFISYNNDPALNQGLIKKINHEESNWLEIDSTLTELKINFLYSYPLLDEKDRENSKAIIEKYTKLNQNIIWVMLCDEDQSVEKDQFKDLGLEYEVSYKAMLMNLKEVPSRDVKVPQGFTLKKLAFEDLEKFKGQIDEGFGKGVIDTTKYATLLKINESQKLCDPILIYHNDKVVGTGNIYYGPQAFVIDDITINKNYRGQGLASVILYNLLEKARQYNCEKLLLVATKDGLPIYKKMGFNETGLKIEIFETRN, from the coding sequence ATGTTTAAATTTAAAAATCACTATAACGAGATTCTAGCAAGTAACTTTATTAGTTACAATAACGATCCCGCTTTAAACCAAGGTTTAATTAAGAAAATAAACCATGAAGAAAGCAACTGATTAGAAATAGACTCAACTTTAACTGAACTTAAAATTAATTTCTTATATTCTTACCCATTACTAGATGAAAAAGACCGAGAAAATAGCAAGGCTATTATAGAAAAATATACAAAACTAAATCAAAATATTATTTGAGTAATGCTATGCGATGAAGACCAAAGTGTAGAAAAGGATCAGTTCAAAGACTTGGGTCTTGAATACGAGGTTAGTTACAAAGCAATGCTTATGAATTTAAAAGAAGTTCCAAGCAGAGACGTTAAGGTTCCCCAAGGATTCACTCTTAAGAAATTGGCATTTGAGGATTTAGAAAAATTCAAGGGTCAAATCGACGAAGGATTTGGTAAAGGAGTTATTGATACAACAAAGTACGCAACCCTTTTAAAAATAAATGAAAGTCAGAAATTGTGTGACCCGATTTTGATTTATCACAATGATAAAGTTGTGGGAACCGGAAATATTTATTATGGTCCCCAAGCTTTTGTAATTGATGATATTACTATTAACAAAAATTATCGCGGTCAAGGATTAGCATCAGTCATTCTTTATAATTTGCTAGAAAAAGCACGTCAATATAACTGTGAAAAACTGCTTTTAGTAGCAACAAAAGATGGTTTACCAATTTATAAAAAGATGGGTTTTAATGAGACAGGATTAAAAATAGAAATCTTTGAAACAAGAAATTAG
- the ispG gene encoding flavodoxin-dependent (E)-4-hydroxy-3-methylbut-2-enyl-diphosphate synthase, which translates to MYTRDKTRKVMVGPYQIGGNNQVILQSMTTTKTHDIKATLKQIKQLQDEGCQIVRVAVLGINDAQALNELVSQSPLPIVADIHFNHKFALMAADAGVAKIRINPGNIGLKENTIAVVRKCQEKKIPIRIGINSGSLPKNIVANLGWTAQAMVESLAEHIKILEELDFKDIIYSLKATDPLMAIEAYQLAAQRWDYPSHLGITEAGSLLNGAIKSSFGLGHLLMQGLGNTIRISLSEDPVEEIKVCKRLLNALGLFDNIVEVIACPTCGRIEYAMNPVVKEIEEFVETLQFPFKVAILGCIVNGPGEASHADVGIAGGNKGGIIFKKGKIFKTVPQEELVPELKKIITQAYEEYKKPSN; encoded by the coding sequence ATGTATACAAGAGATAAAACTAGAAAAGTAATGGTGGGTCCTTATCAAATCGGAGGAAATAATCAAGTCATTTTACAATCAATGACAACAACTAAAACTCATGATATTAAGGCAACTTTAAAGCAAATTAAACAATTACAAGATGAAGGGTGTCAAATTGTCAGAGTTGCTGTTTTAGGAATCAATGATGCCCAAGCGCTAAATGAGTTAGTGTCTCAATCACCATTACCAATTGTGGCAGATATTCATTTTAACCACAAATTTGCATTGATGGCAGCAGATGCTGGAGTGGCTAAAATTAGAATTAACCCAGGAAATATCGGATTAAAAGAAAATACAATAGCTGTTGTAAGAAAGTGCCAAGAGAAAAAAATCCCTATTAGAATAGGAATTAACTCAGGTAGTTTACCAAAAAATATTGTTGCTAACTTAGGTTGAACAGCACAAGCCATGGTTGAATCATTGGCTGAGCACATTAAAATATTAGAAGAACTAGATTTTAAAGATATTATTTATTCACTAAAAGCCACCGACCCATTAATGGCAATAGAAGCGTATCAATTAGCAGCGCAAAGATGAGACTACCCTTCTCACTTGGGAATAACAGAAGCTGGAAGTTTATTAAATGGAGCTATTAAATCAAGTTTTGGTTTAGGTCATCTTTTGATGCAAGGTTTAGGAAATACAATAAGAATTAGTCTTAGCGAAGATCCTGTCGAAGAAATTAAGGTTTGCAAAAGACTTTTAAACGCTTTGGGATTATTTGATAATATTGTTGAGGTGATTGCTTGTCCTACTTGTGGAAGAATTGAATATGCCATGAATCCGGTTGTAAAGGAAATCGAAGAGTTTGTGGAAACATTGCAGTTTCCTTTTAAAGTAGCAATTCTAGGATGTATTGTAAATGGTCCTGGAGAAGCTAGCCATGCTGATGTTGGTATAGCCGGAGGAAATAAAGGTGGGATTATTTTTAAAAAAGGTAAAATTTTTAAAACCGTCCCTCAAGAAGAACTAGTGCCTGAGTTGAAAAAAATAATTACTCAAGCCTATGAAGAATATAAAAAGCCAAGTAATTAA